The region AGTTGAGACATGTCAGGCATACTTCCTTGACCCATCATTCCTTCAAGTTCAGACATGTCGGGCATGCCAGCCATATTTTTAGGCATGCCCTTCATGTTTGGCATCTGATTACCACCCATGCCCATCTGGCTCATCATGGCATTCATGTCGCCATTCATGATACCCTGCATCATCTGCTTAGACTGGTTGAATTGCTTGATTAATTTATTAACTTCAACAAAAGTATTTCCACTTCCTGCTGCAATCCGACGCCTGCGGCTTGGACTTAGGATGTCTGGATTCTCACGCTCCTCAGGAGTCATTGAAAGTACCATGGCACGTTTTCTAGCGATTTCCTTAGGGTCAACCTTAACATCAGAAAGACCTGGAACCTGGTTCATTCCTGGAATCATCTTAAGGATTTCATCAAGTGGGCCCATGTTGGTCACCTGGTCAAGCTGTTCAATGAAATCATTAAAGTCAAAGGTATTCTCCTTCATCTTCTTGGCCAGTTCAAGGCTCTTTTCTTCATCAAAGTCCTTTTGGGCTTTCTCAATCAGTGTTAGAAGGTCACCCATCCCAAGAATCCGGCTACTCATGCGGTCTGGATAAAAGACTTCAACGTCAGTTAATTTTTCCCCAGTACTTGCAAACTTGATTGGCTTTCCAGTAATCTCACGAATGGAAAGGGCTGCTCCTCCGCGGGTATCACCATCAAGTTTTGTAAGAATAACCCCTGTAATATCAAGGCGGTCATTGAAGGTTTTAGCCACTTGGGCTGCAACTTGACCTGTCATTGAATCGACAACCAAAAGGATTTCCGTTGGCTGAGCAAGCTCTTTAATTTCTTCAAGCTCATTCATGAGGCGGTCATCAATCTCAAGGCGACCTGCCGTATCAATCAGGACATAGTCATTCTTGTTGGTGCGAGCAAGGTCGAGACCGTGTCTTACAATCTCAACTGGACTAACCTCTGTCCCCTCTTCAAAGACTGGGACATCAATTTGAGAACCTAAAACCTTAAGTTGTTCAATGGCTGCTGGACGGTAGATATCCGCTGCAATCATTAAGGGTCTTGCGTTTTCTTCAGTTTTTAAGCGGTTGGCAAGTTTCCCGGCAAAGGTTGTTTTACCAGCCCCTTGAAGACCTGCCATCATGATGATGGTTGGAATTTTTGGAGACTTCTGAAGCTCTGACTCTCCACCACCTAAGATTTCAGTCAATTCGTCATCGACAATCTTTAGGACTTGTTGGGCTGGATCTAGGGCCTCACTGACCTCAACGCCTTGGGCTCGGGTGCGAATTTGCCTTACAAAGCTTTTTACGACCGGTAGGGCAACGTCGGCTTCAAGGAGGGCCAGGCGGATTTCCTTGGTAACCTGAGCAATATCGTCCTCGGTTAGTTTTCTTTTGCCGCGTAGTCCCTTAAAGACATTCTGCATGCGTTCTGTTAAATTTTCAAATGCCATTTCTTTTCCTATCTGTTACTTAATTTATTTGTTACTCTTCATCAATGAGTTGAAGCTCTTGAAGTTTTTCCTTCAGATGGTCATCGCCTCTATACTCCTCTAAAAGTTCATCAATCAGTTGACCCCGAACGATGTAGTTAGAATAAAGGTGAAGCTTTTGCTCATAGCCTTCAAGAACCTTCTCAGTCCTCTTAATATTATCATAGACAGCCTGGCGGCTGATGTTATACTCCTCTGCAATCTCTGCTAGGGAATAATTATCAGCATAGTAAAGCTCAATGTAGTTCATCTGTTTTTCAGTCAAAAGAGCTGCGTAGAATTCAAAGAGGGAATTCATTCGGTTGGTTTTTTCGATTTCCAAGATTCGCTCCTTTTGTAAAATAATTAAAAATAAATATTTTCAATTTCC is a window of Streptococcaceae bacterium ESL0729 DNA encoding:
- the ffh gene encoding signal recognition particle protein, producing MAFENLTERMQNVFKGLRGKRKLTEDDIAQVTKEIRLALLEADVALPVVKSFVRQIRTRAQGVEVSEALDPAQQVLKIVDDELTEILGGGESELQKSPKIPTIIMMAGLQGAGKTTFAGKLANRLKTEENARPLMIAADIYRPAAIEQLKVLGSQIDVPVFEEGTEVSPVEIVRHGLDLARTNKNDYVLIDTAGRLEIDDRLMNELEEIKELAQPTEILLVVDSMTGQVAAQVAKTFNDRLDITGVILTKLDGDTRGGAALSIREITGKPIKFASTGEKLTDVEVFYPDRMSSRILGMGDLLTLIEKAQKDFDEEKSLELAKKMKENTFDFNDFIEQLDQVTNMGPLDEILKMIPGMNQVPGLSDVKVDPKEIARKRAMVLSMTPEERENPDILSPSRRRRIAAGSGNTFVEVNKLIKQFNQSKQMMQGIMNGDMNAMMSQMGMGGNQMPNMKGMPKNMAGMPDMSELEGMMGQGSMPDMSQLFGGGIKGKMGKMAMNAAMKRAQKKMKKGRKKK
- a CDS encoding putative DNA-binding protein, whose amino-acid sequence is MEIEKTNRMNSLFEFYAALLTEKQMNYIELYYADNYSLAEIAEEYNISRQAVYDNIKRTEKVLEGYEQKLHLYSNYIVRGQLIDELLEEYRGDDHLKEKLQELQLIDEE